AAACGCACCGTCGCCTACGTGAACCTCGGCTATGCGCGCAACAGCGGCCAGAGTTCGCAGACCGTCTACGAATACGACCCCACGCCGCTCGCCGGCGCGTCGCAGTTCGGCGCGATGGTCGGCATGTACCACCTGTTCTGATTCCTTCAACGAGACCCCGCCATGAAGACCCTGTCCCCGGATGCCTCACTCTCGCCTGACGGCCGCGCGTCGACTTTCGCGCGCTCGACGCTGGTCGCGCTCGTCGTGTTCGCAGCCATCACGCCGCTGTTGCTGCTCGTGGCGCCCGCCGTCGCCGGTCAGCTCGCGACGCAGCTCGGCTTGTCCGCATCGCAGATCGGCACCTACTTCTTCGTGGAACTCGGCGCGTTCAGCCTCGCGACCGTGCCGTCGTACCTGTGGCTCGGCCGCATCGACGCGCGCCGCGTCGCCGCGTTCGCCGTCGCGCTGTTCGGCGCGGGCAACCTGCTGACCGCGCTGTGGATGCCGGGCTTCGCCGCGCTGCTCGCGCTGCGCGCCGTCACCGCGCTCGGCGGCGGCTCGCTGATGGTGCTCTGCATGACGAGCGCGGCGACGAGCCAGAACAGCGACCGCGTATACGGCCTGTGGGTCGTCGGCCAGTTGATCGCGGGCGCGATCGGCCTGTTCGTGTTGCCGCACGTGTTCGCCGCGTTCGGACTGCGCGCGCTGTACGTCGCGCTCGCCGGGCTCGCGCTGCTCGCGGCGCCGCTGTCGCGCGGCTTTCCGTCGTCGCTCGGCACGCGGACGGCATCCCCGCACACCGCGCGCGGCGATGCGTCGCCCACGCCGCGACACTTCGTCGTGCTCGCCATCGGCGCGGTGCTGACGTTCTATCTCGCGATCGGCAGCGTGTGGACGTTCGCGAGCCGCGCGGCGGCCGAGGCCGGGCTCGACCCGCAGACGACCGGCAACGTGCTCGCGATCGCGAGCGTGATGGGCATCGCCGGCGCGGCGCTCGCGTCGTGCGCGGGCGGCCGGCTCGCCCGGCGCGCGATGCTGGCGACCGGTTACGCGCTGCTCGCGGCGTCGCTCGTCGCGCTCGCCGCGATGCGTGACACCGGCGGCTACGGCGCGGCGATCTTCGCGTTCAAGTTCGCGTGGACCTTCGTGCTGCCGTTCATCCTCGCGACGGTCGCGCAGATCGACACGTCGGGCCGCCTCGTCGCGACGCTCAATTTCGTGATCGGCGCGGGGCTCGCCGCCGGCCCGCTGCTGGCCGGCCTGATGCTCGACGCCGGCGGCACGATGCGCACGCTGTTTGTGGCCGCGACGGCCGTCGCGATCGTGTCGTTCGCCGCGCTGCGCCACATCGATCGCCGCGCACGCTCTTCCGTTTCCTCCCAACCGTGACAGGTCACGCATCCATGAATCGCACTGCCTTCTTCACCGACGAACGCACTTTCTGGCATACCGGCGGCACGCACGCGCTGTTCTTCCCAGTCGGAGGCTGGGTCCAGCCGCCGTCGAGCGCGGGCTACGCGGAATCGCCCGATTCGAAGCGCCGCTTCCTATCGCTCGTGCAGGCGTCGGGCCTGGCCGCGCAGCTCGACCTGCGTGGCGCCGAGCCCGCGACGACGGCCGACCTGCTGCGCATTCATCCGGCGCACTATCTCGATGCATTTCGCGCGCTGAGCGACGCCAACGGCGGCGACCTCGGCGATCTCGCGCCATTCGGCAAGGGCAGCTACGAAATCGCCGCGCTGTCGTCCGGTCTCGCGATCGCGGCGGTCGATGCGGTGGTGAGCGAGCGCGCGGCGAATGCGTTCTCGCTGTCGCGGCCGCCCGGCCATCACTGCCTGCGCGACCGCCCGATGGGCTTCTGCATGCTCGCGAACATTCCGATCGCGATCGAGGCCGCGCGCGCGAAGCACGGCATCGAGCGCGTCGCGGTGATCGACTGGGACGTGCATCACGGCAACGGCACGCAGTCGATCTACTACGACGATCCCGATACGCTGACGATCTCGCTGCACCAGGATCGCTGCTTCCCGCCCGGCTATAGCGGCGCGGATGATCGCGGCGAAGGCGCGGGCCTCGGCGCGAACCTGAACGTGCCGCTGCTCGCGGGTAGCGGCGACGACGCGTACCGGTATGCGTTCGAGCGGATCGTGCTGCCGGCGCTCGCGCGTTTCCGCCCCGAACTGATCGTCATCGCGAGCGGCCTCGATGCGAGCGCGGTCGATCCGCTCGCGCGCATGCAGCTGCATACCGACAGCTACCGGTTCATGACGCGCGCGGTGAAGGAGGCCGCGCAGCGCCATTGCGGCGGGCGGCTCGTGATCGTTCACGAAGGCGGCTATTCGGAGGCGTACGTACCGTTCTGCGGGCTCGCGATCGTCGAGGAACTGGCCGGCATCCGCACCGCGGTCGCCGATCCGATGCTCGACCTGGCGATCGCGCAGCAGCCGGGCCCGCGGTTCGTCGCGTTCCAGCGCGAACTGCTCGACGAACTGGCCGTGTCGTTCGGGTTGTAACGCGCGGGAACGGACGTGACGGGGCCGGCCCGCGCCGGCCCTTGCGCGATCCGTGCGGATGGGGTTTCCTGTGTCTTTACCCCTGTTCCGGCACGAGGCCGCACTCTTCCGATGAAATCGTCCCCGCGCGACAACGACAACACCAAAACGCGCCGCCAGCCGTCGAAGCTGGCCCTGAACATCGCCGCCGTGACGGTCGGGCTCATCACGTTCGCGATCGGTGCGGCGTGGGTGATCTATAGCTGGGTCGTCGATCGCGAAGCGCAGTATTTCGCGATTCCGCTGGTGTTTTCGGTACCGGTGATCGTGGCCGTCGCGATCCGCAGCTTCTGGGAATAGGCGCGCCGGAAACGACGAAGCGCCGCGGTCAGGCGACGCGCGGCGCTTCGTATCGTGTTTGCTTCAGTTGAAGCGGCGCGCTCCGCGATCCGCTTGCCAGCGAATCACAGGCCAGGCAGCGGACACGGATTCGGGGCTGCGCCCTGATATCCGCCGGCGACGGCACCCAGCGCGGCACCGGCCGCCAACGTGCCGAGCGTTTTCAGCACGCCCTCGGTCGACAGCGGCTGGCCGTTGCCCGACATCGTGCGCCCCGAGTACGCGGTGCATGCCGACGACGACGCGACCGTCTTCTCGGGTTTGGCGCTCCAGGCGATATTGTCGGCAGGCGTATTGGCGAAGGCCGGCGCGGCCAGCATCAGCGCCAGAAGGGAAATCGGGATACGGAAGGTGTGTTGCATCGGTGGCCCCTCGGTGTCGTCGTGCTGCTTGTATGAAAAGCGAGCACGATATTACACGCGGCCGGTTGCTCGGACGAGGTCCGGATGCGTGGCGAGGAAGCCGGCATCAACAAAAAAGCGCTGCGGTCAGCCGACCGGCAGCGCTTTTTCACGAACGGCCCCTAACAGGGGCGCGTTCGACTTCTGGTGCGTGAGGCCGGACTCGAACCGGCACACCCTTGCGGGCGTCAGGACCTAAACCTGGTGCGTCTACCAATTTCGCCACTCACGCGCATTTCCGTCGCCTGATCGCGCGGGATGCAAGATGCGTGCTCCACGCGCCCGGGACTTCACGCCGGCCCGAAAACCGGCACGCCCGATCAGGCGAGCGCGAGATTCTACCCGATCCGTGCGGCGTTGTCTCGCCCCGCCGGCGCCCGTCGTGCCGCGGTGCTAGAATGCCGCGCTCGACGTTTCGGCAGCGCGCCGCCGCGCGTCCCCGAACCCGCCCCACACGATTTCGCCCGTGAACTTCGACAACTACTGTCAGCAAAAGGCCGCCCCCGCCGGCTCCAGCGTCTACTACGCGCTGCGCCAGGCGCCGCTCGCCACGCAGCCGCGCCTGACCGCGCTGTTCGCGCTGCGCCGCGAACTCGAGGAAACCGTCAAGGAAACCAGCGATCCGACCGTCGGACACACGAAGCTCGCGTGGTGGCACAAGGAACTCGCCGCACTGGCCGACGGGCAGCCGTCGCACCCGGTCAC
This DNA window, taken from Burkholderia cenocepacia, encodes the following:
- a CDS encoding class II histone deacetylase, yielding MNRTAFFTDERTFWHTGGTHALFFPVGGWVQPPSSAGYAESPDSKRRFLSLVQASGLAAQLDLRGAEPATTADLLRIHPAHYLDAFRALSDANGGDLGDLAPFGKGSYEIAALSSGLAIAAVDAVVSERAANAFSLSRPPGHHCLRDRPMGFCMLANIPIAIEAARAKHGIERVAVIDWDVHHGNGTQSIYYDDPDTLTISLHQDRCFPPGYSGADDRGEGAGLGANLNVPLLAGSGDDAYRYAFERIVLPALARFRPELIVIASGLDASAVDPLARMQLHTDSYRFMTRAVKEAAQRHCGGRLVIVHEGGYSEAYVPFCGLAIVEELAGIRTAVADPMLDLAIAQQPGPRFVAFQRELLDELAVSFGL
- a CDS encoding MFS transporter; this encodes MKTLSPDASLSPDGRASTFARSTLVALVVFAAITPLLLLVAPAVAGQLATQLGLSASQIGTYFFVELGAFSLATVPSYLWLGRIDARRVAAFAVALFGAGNLLTALWMPGFAALLALRAVTALGGGSLMVLCMTSAATSQNSDRVYGLWVVGQLIAGAIGLFVLPHVFAAFGLRALYVALAGLALLAAPLSRGFPSSLGTRTASPHTARGDASPTPRHFVVLAIGAVLTFYLAIGSVWTFASRAAAEAGLDPQTTGNVLAIASVMGIAGAALASCAGGRLARRAMLATGYALLAASLVALAAMRDTGGYGAAIFAFKFAWTFVLPFILATVAQIDTSGRLVATLNFVIGAGLAAGPLLAGLMLDAGGTMRTLFVAATAVAIVSFAALRHIDRRARSSVSSQP